ctttattatatttaactctgtgtcaagtcaaactagaccatTCTTTGTGAAGCGAATGGAGTATTTAAgttaaaatggtaaaaatattcaaaaaagtgaaataatatagtgtgaaatatgttattttactatTCTGACCAAATTTCTGGCTAAatgaatttttctaattttgtatttatcatatcctttaatattttgatattttctatGAAGTAAATTACACTATTTATAAAGTTACATTTATGATTTCACAAACGATAATAGGGAAAAGTATGATCTAAATTATTtccttcaatattttttcttaaaaaatatgcATTGCCTCACAATTAAGTTAATACTTTTCTATCCAATAATACATGTTgactataatatttttctatccAATAATACTTGTCTACTATTGACTTTACATACTTATTAAGAAACTATAAGCAGAAtagtaattttattatatcactctttgaatataataaatataacattttgaaaaatataatatcaaaatgattatattacaaaaaataaatcagaaattaaattgtgatattatttattaattttataaaatgaataaatattattggatatggtaaaataatataatgccATTATTGTTGGAGTAAGTGAGTATTGAATAGAGAAAGTACTTTCTACTATACTCTTTCTAtacttcttttccttctctttttgcAGTGGGTAACAGCATAATACCATCCTCTACAAAgcaactttttcctttttcttttcactttattaaaacattttcttcaatttatcGGCACATACCCACTTGAGATTCTGGAAAAACTTTATTACATTATcggcaaataatttttttaaaaaaagatcttgtgattataaatttaaaatacatatgataaattaaaaatattttttgatcttATACTTTTTAGAAGTATCATATACAAgttatcaaaaattttaaaaaaaacatttttattttaagttaaatatttattcttttgtttccTTTCAAAATTCTAGACTAGTCCCAACTAAAAGTTACAATAAGtaatataacatattaaaatataattagatttaattttgtttatcatataattttaaatattgataaaataattccaTTGTTATTGATGtagaaaataaatgtaaatagATATGTAATAAAAAAGTGTGTGATACaatgtttgtttttaaaaaaattcatacctAATATAAAAAGTCTGAAGAGAAAAAactgtcatttttattttttatttttataataagacagtgattatattactttatccgagaaaaatctaaaaatacatcaatatattttgtattattaaaaaacattttttactaaaaaaggATATTTTATTGTCAAAATATACTCCCTCGGTTTAAAATAGATGGACTTAGTTTggagtttaaaaaaatttatttttgtaattttaaattaaaattatgtattgaaatactttttaattttatgattttaaatttattaaataataaaatttaaaatcaaaatattacaaaaaataaaattattttttttaaatataataaaaagaattgaatcatttatttttaaacggaggctaatataaaataaagtgatATTTTAGTTTGGAGTATAAAGTTTAGACTGGCAAGCACTAGTTgttagagtttgattttgtttattttaacaGTTGTTATAAAGTGTAGTAGTGGTTTGTTGTTGGAATCTCTGGTACAAAATTGGTTTCCTGAATAGAGAAAATAGTTTTGAGTGGAAAGTGGTAAATTTTGTGTATACTATTGTTGAGTTGGGGGTgagtttgtgaagaaaaaaaatggcaGGTGGAGGAGCAGCTCCAGCAGCAAAGTCAGATGACCCAGCGCCACATCCAACAAAAGATCAGCTTCCTAATGTTTCCTATTGTATTACTAGTCCTCCCCCATGGCGTGCGTAACTTTCTTTGCCTAACTCTTTATTTAACCTAACTAATTTCTGTTTGATGAGTTCATTCATTCGTATATTTATCCTAAACTCGTCTCAATTTCATTTTGCAATAAATTGCCAActaattatgtttttgttagCAAATTgagatgatgaatttttttacTCTCCCTTCttgtatatataaaagatagTTGCATAATCAGACGCGAAAGCAAGATTAGAGTTTgaggttttaattttttttaataattgtcaatcaattttattagggatgaataaattaatatatatatatatatatatattttattttttaattaattttatagtataaatataagGTCTACTAAAAAAGCTACTTGTTTGTCTGAACGCATGCACCTCACCTAGCTCCGCTTCTGGATGTATTTTTCGTGTATATAATGTTGGGTCTCCCCTGTAATAACTGGAATCTGTTTTTAAGTTTTTGTCATTCTTACATTTAAATAAATGTCACTTACCATGATCATATCAGGTTAGATGAAAGTTTCACTCAACTTATTCAAGAGTTTCATGGCCAGAAGGCTCATTTTGTGAAACTAATATATTGGTGGTTGTCATAAAGTAATTAATATGCTTCCTCCTATTGCTCTTGAACAAAGAGTCGAAAGACATAACTGGAAACTTCTTTATACTAACATCTTACTATATATTttctccgtttcaaaaagaatgatctagttTAACTTCgaacgaagtttaagaaaagaaagaagactatTTAATCTtttggttctaaattaaaattatgtcaaatgtaccaaaattttctttaattttgagaTCTTAAATATGTCaagtgaaaagttaaagttaaagtgttgccaaaaaagaaaatgcgtcattcttttttaaacagaggaGTATGTTTTTAGCAGTTTTACCATGATCTGGATGTTGTATCATGCTGATTTTGTTTAATTGTTGGAATGCAGCTGAGGCTATCCTTCTTGGATTTCAACATTATCTTGTTATGCTTGGTACAACAGTTATCATTCCTAGTGCTTTGGTTCCCCAAATGGGAGGTGGAAATGTGAGGCCTCTTAATACAATAAGCTGTTTAACTACACAGTCCATGGTTGATTTTTGACCTGGAATAGTGTTATCCTTCTTTAATGGAATATTATGACACTTTTTGCAGGAGGAAAAAGCAAAAGTTATTCAGACAGTGCTATTTGTTTCTGGGTTGAACACCTTGTTGCAGACTTCCTTTGGGACTAGGCTGCCTGCTGTGATTGGCGGGTCCTATACCTTTGTTGCACCTACAATTTCAATAATTCTTTCTGGTCGATGGGAAGACCCAGACCCTGTCTCGGTTGGTCTCTTCATACGCAATGAATCTCAGCATTTAAATGtcaaaaaacaaataacaactagttttaaattattatgttgctTGTATTTTAGCAATTTTAAACAAGCtgcttattattttctttttataattcgTATTGGTCTGTATTCCGTTTAATTCTTTAATGGAAGGGAAGATATGTGGAGACACAGTGTAAGACATTATGACACTCATCTTTTGCATCTTAGAGATATTCGGTCCTTATTGATTGTAAACGTCTCCTATGATCATCAGAGATTCAAGAAGATAATGAGAGCCACCCAAGGTGCACTTATTGTTGCTTCAACACTTCAGATTGTCCTGGGTTTCAGTGGTCTCTGGCGCAACGTTGTAAGGTTTGTCAATGTCACAATGCTTATGCTTGCCGTGAACTGTTCATTACCTATAGCATAATTCATGCTTAAGTTATGCTTCTCTATGCACACCCCGTTCATAATTCTCATGTAGTACCTTCTCCTTCATCCATCATTTTTGTGAAGTGATATAATGCACTTTGCATAGTTTTCCTCTATACTAGTGTATCAAGAAAAACTTCAAAAGATTATTCTTGTCTTGCATGTTCATGGCAAAGGCTTCATATAGATACTGTGGAAATTAGATCTTGTTAACATTTTATGTTCTGTGGATTCATAGGTTTCTGACCCCACTTTCAGCTGTTCCCTTGGTGTCTCTTGTTGGCTTTGGGCTTTATGAGTTTGGTTTTCCTGGGGTAAGTATACAACCTCGTTGCACTGATTCTGAAGTATCAATCCTATAGTACATTACATTTTTCTGTGTGGGTGTTCATGGACTTGTTCCCCAGTTTGCTGttatagttaaaaataaaaacatcttATCTGTTTAGGTTGCCAAATGTGTTGAAGTTGGGTTGCCACAGTTGGTCCTCTTGGTTATCTTCTCTCAGGTGGGATGCTATTTGGGAAATCAAAATTTCCTtctgaaaattatttatgttggAAAGCATCATTAGACATGAAACAAACAAAGTTAACTTGGTGGTGATTGCAGTATTTGGCCCATCTGATACGCCCAGGGAAGCATATCTTTGATCGCTTTGCTGTTCTTTTCACTGTGGCAATCGTATGGATTTATGCATACATTCTTACTGTGGCTGGGGCTTATAATGGGAAGCCACAAAGGACCCAGATAAGCTGCAGAACTGATCGGGCTGGACTTATTGGTGCTGCTCCCTGGTATATAAtcttcttttatcattttccaGGAGATATTCTTGTGCCTTTTTCTTTCATAACCTCTAGGCATAATGAGGAAAGCTTGTCCACATTAATTGCCGTTAATTTTCGCACACAGTAATTAACCTACATTATACTGTGGTGAAAAAGGTACAAGATAAAATAGATCGATAGgtatctgaaaatcattagtcTGATTTTCTTGTTAAAGACTGCAACGTTGTTTCTTTCTGAAGTTGCCTACACTTTGGAAATGGTAAAAGCTATTGTATTTACTTCTATCTATTGGACCAAACTCCATCTTGGTGAAGCATAATCAGTCCCAAGCTTGGATAAATTAGTGGAGTTCTGGTTGGTTAATATTCAGCTTAGAAAGCGTAACTGTGCAAAGAGTTCATGTAGCCAACTCTAATGACGGATCATCATGGAACATAATGCAATTGTCAAAAGCAAAGCTTTCCACTTTGCTTAGTAGGTTTGTTTAAGTGCCTGTATTCGCTTAGCTTCCTACTAGATTTCTCCATCAGTCTATCAACATGATGCTTTTACTTCCAACATAACTGAGTGACTGTTGATTTGGATGCAATTTCCGAAATACTTCTctagaaagaacaaaaaaacgAACAAATAACAGCAACATGTTGAAAGGAGAACAGATTTTGTTTCGCTAAAACCAAAGTCGTAACTGACAAAAACTGAAGACAATGAAAATTGTTTTCACTTTAACAGAAAACCCAAGAATGAAAAGAAGATTAGCTTGTTCTTCCTGCTGAAACCCTccctttttttaagaaaaaatcctTTCACATTGGAGTTGCTTTCTTCATGATGCTATCTAAACAAGGAATACTGCCCCGTTACATTTTATAGAACAATATTTGATCACTCAAGAAGTTGTAGATGTTAGTTtgacttatatattttattagtaatacatAGTGGAAGAAAATGTTAAAGTAATGGTTGAAAAGGTAGTTTATTAgagaaacataaaatattaaagtatgTAAAGGTAGTTTATTAGAGAAAATACACTTTCAAAGTTCATAATGAATGTGGTGTCTTGAAAGTTATGAAACTTGTATCGAGATGGACTTGTATCAAATTGTTTAGAATTGAGACAGAAGTACTATGATATTCTCCCCTTCcttttttctcttgttttattttttaactaattCCAATcatctttaattatttcatttttttaatggttttttcttattcttttttggtcttcctttctttctttttatgtttctaTGTACTAACTCATTGATCTAATACATGATACTTTATTAAATTGTTGTAATAGTTACATAATTTGCCGGATTATCTGCAGGATTAGAGTTCCATATCCTTTTCAATGGGGAGCACCTTCATTTGATGCTGGTGAAGCATTTGCTATGATGATGGCTACATTTGTTGCTCTTGTAGAGGTTTATCACCCATCAGAACTTTGATACATAGTGAATATTACTATCTGATACTAGCATTTCTTTTGGTGCTGTAACCTATTTTTCTTGCCACCTTCTCTCTCCTCAATTATAAATACTGGTACTTTCCAACTTTGCTACCTTGTTGACTCAAATCCCCCAAACTCAAGGGTGGATGAGAAGGGTGCTTTCTGCTCGAGCTTACCTCTCGTCTATATAGTCTGGCATGCTTACAAATACTTTAGGTCTGCATTTCTCTTTTGATACTTCTTTTGCCTTCGGTACGTAGTACTTCTGCTTGCATTAGGGTGCGATGAATATAATGACTGCTCAGGTTGTTGGTTCAGCTTACATATGTTACTTGTTAACATgcagctctctctctctctttcttattATCTCCTACTCTGTTCTTCCCTTCTTtaacttcttcattgttttgtTAATTTCATCGACAATTTCCCTTGTTAGTGGGTATGGCTACTTTTATGCTTTTGTCAATATGTTGGCCAAAGCTAATCTCTTTCTTGCTTGTGCTTTCTCCTGTTTCAGTCTACTGGTGCTTTTATTGCAGTTGCAAGATATGCAAGTGCCACTCCCATGCCACCATCCATACTCAGCCGTGGCGTAGGTTGGCAGGTAAACAGATGCTGCCCCCCTGTAAACTCCCCTCCCTAGCCCCAACTTTCTAATACAATGACTTGAAAGGGAAAACgcaaattttttgttattttattgaatttcaaCGCAGAATCAAATACATAGGGTGGTTTGAAAGGTTTATATGGAGAGTCATGACATTGTTTCAGTCTTCCCAGATTAGCCTTTTCCACCAGAAGATTTCTTCATCTCATACCCCAAAAGTTCTTCAGCTAGTACCCCAAGTCTGTCACATGCctctgtttttatttatttaggggaagtgggtgggggtggggtgtaTAAAGGCATATATGGAAAGACAATTAATTTGGAATTCTCAGTTTGATTCACGAGAAGAATGATTGTTCTTGCACTTCCTCATTCCGGTCTGTTACCAACATGCTccattattatcatcatatgaCGAACCTTTTTGCTGTATTTACTTTCCAAATTCTTGTTATGTCAGGGAATTGGCATTTTACTGTCGGGTTTGTTCGGCACCGGGAATGGATCTTCTGTATCTGTGTAAGTACAGGCGAAATCTTCTTCAGCACAATAGGATGGTACAAATTAGTTATCTAAGACGAATTAACTCTCTCTTCATACACATGCAGTGAAAATGCTGGTCTTTTAGCACTAACACGTGTTGGCAGCCGAAGAGTTGTTCAGATATCTGCAGggtttatgattttcttttcaattcttgGTAATTTTCCTGTCCAAGTATTTTGTTGAgtaaattttcttgattttcgcTGATATTTTATCCCTCCCCAGCTCCTCTTTTGCATGTTATTTATCTAAATGCACTTTGTTTCTTTTCAGGAAAATTTGGTGCCGTCTTTGCTTCGATTCCAGCACCCATTGTAGGCGCTCTCTATTGCCTATTCTTTGCTTATGTAGGTACGTAAATATACAAGGGAAGCCCTGTGTGATGATCATTACCAATATGTGGTTCACGTTATGAGGAGTTAGTGATTACTTGTTCTCTTTGTTTGTAGGGGTTGGAGGCTTAAGCTTTCTTCAGTTCTGCAATCTTAATAGTTTCCGTAACAAGTTTATATTAGgtttttcaatctttttggGTTTATCAGTACCACAGTACTTCAATGAATACACTGTGATTGCTGGTTACGGACCTGTTCACACACATGGACGATGGGTATAGCAATAATTAACACTAGCTCAATACATGTCTaacattttgatttttgagaGGTGGCTGAAAAGAGTTACTTGTGCTTTGTTGTTATTCTTCAGTTCAACGACATGGTGAACGTGCCCTTCTCATCAGAAGCTTTTGTTGCTGGCATATTGGCTTATTTCCTGGACAACACAATGCACAAAAAGGAGAGTTCGACAAAGAAAGACAGAGGCAAGCCGTGGTGGAACAAGTTCCGGTCCTTCAAGAGTGACACAAGAAGTGAGGAATTCTACTCTCTTCCGTTCAATCTCAACAAGTATTTCCCGTCAGTATGAGATCATATTGAGGAACAAAACAAAACGGTTCATACACGATAAAACCCCTTGTCAATGAATTCTTCATTGGGGCCTCACTGCTGCTacacatattttcttttatatgtatGCAAAAGAAAGGAAAGTATAACTAGTCTGACCATTTTGAAGTTactaagtaaattatttttctgttgTAAATTCATGGATATGTGGATTTGAGTAGCAATATAGCAACTTTGGTGTTTCCTAGTCGTtgcaaaatctaaccacccAACAAGCCACTTAATCGTCGTTTTTCGTCTTCCAATTCTAAAAATGTTAGCAAGTATTTCATATTTATAGCTTATCAAGTAAGGATATCAACAAtgtaaatttcaatttataattatctcatgttatattatattttttactaaagGTGGGAAAGAACTTcagtaaaaattgaattacaaaagtactctttaattattaatttatttttttgaagttattattttttccatttaataCTTATTTTGGGATACAATGAAACCCTTTAACTATTAAtttgttttcttgaaattatttaaaatattattttattcatttaatttttattttggaatttaatgaattttgacATTTCgtattatgataattaatattcCTATTTTCAGGTAGACTTACAATTCAGTTCTCATTACTTAATTGCAAGTTATTAttagtaagaaaaaaaatcaactagcTTTATATCTTCCACGTAGTAATAgtgatgatttttttataatcataattactataaattttttgatacttgGTCATTATGATTTTCCATTACACATTTTATATGTTTGAATTCAGTTACATATTTTATCCACAGATTACAGATGTATTTCCACATTacatttaaatgttataaattgtttaataaattaaatattaaatagtaaatagtaaatCATTATATTAGTATACATAAATGACCACAAACTCTTCATATGTAAATGTATGTAACTCTCactaattatattcattatattttgtACTCTTATCTCTTATGGATAATCCAAATGgattaatatcatattttaacaacTCTTTGTATTCCTCAATGATATCCTATAAATAGTGACATTTGACACAATAATTTATAAacttaaacaaattgaaaaaaaaacatgagaaaatatcTATGCTATCTTCTCCCGtctctttttatttgttcaatttaaCATTTATGTTTCTTGTTTATTGTTATTGTACAACTTTCTATCATTGTGTTGTTCTTATTATTGAGAATTTATCATGGTTTGTTGCTTTGTATAGATTAGCCTAGCATGTTGTATTTTAGTATCCTCATTCGAATATTGAATTTGTGCgatagttagttatttttactttatgcaCTTAtagtcaattttataattaaaggtATATTTTTATTAGGAAGATATATGTAGTTCCTATCGAaacaatgataaattttgtaatacaaaatttatatgaagtattttgggataaacgtgcaacgcaTGTATCCAGATCtagtatataatataaagttagaGTAATAACACTAtggtttaaaatttttgataagtTAATATAATGATACCGAAATAGTATTGTATTGCTTTAATATACACTACTAAAAAATTGCCCAAAAACAACGGCAAAAAGCAATGCACTGCGTCATTTTCGATCAAAATCGACGGGAAAGCGACGCAATCATGTTCGTCGCTTTTTGGTTCGATGCTTTTCAAAAGGCGACAGACTGCGTCGTTTTTTGACTATTTTCAAggattttttaaacaaaagagaCAGACTCTGTcgctttttttaaatttttattttttttattccaaaAAGGTGACACAGTCCGTCATTTTTctggaaattttatttttcaaaatcccaaaaaacGACGGACTAAAGGACCCTATCCGTTGCTTTTctggaaattattttttggaaaatccaAAAAAGAGACGGATTAAAAGACACTTTCCGTCGCTTTTCTGGAgttatcttaaaaaaataaaacccaaAAAGGCGACGAACAAAACCACCCTatcaatcatttatttttttaacagaAACTACTTGCAAATGCAATTCGATTCAATTTATTCAGCCTAATCAAACACACAACATTATAAACAAGCtatacaaaacataaaacaacaaACTTAAATTAACATTCAAAAGtatctaaatcataatttaaagacttataaagtctttcaaaattcatttcaaaatttcaaaaattaaaagagaccTAAACTAGGGAGCTTCATAATCATCATCCTCGTCATCATTGTCGTCCTCGGTGTCCTCAGGAGTCGAAGTGGTAGGACGATGAGCGAGGTTCAACACTTGTTCTTTGATTTGTTGAACGGTTGCACTCAtgcttcatttttcaaattcttttctcCGCTTCGACTCTGCCAGTGCTGATGTAAGCTGTGCTATTTGAGCCGAAATAGCAGCAATCTGAACATTGTCAAGTGTATCGACTTGATGTGACGATCCAATACCTTCTAAGCCTGACTGGAGTCTTCTTACATCGTTCCGAGAGCATAGACTCTACCCTTGTGTATTCCCCTACCACTTTCTCTGACCAAATTTGAATTGATAATATAGGTTTCATTTGGATCGAACTATCTAAACTCAGTGATGTACTAATGAAACTCATTCtgcatattaaatataaaaatggacatcaatatatatacatataataaatatatttattattaatatatattattcatattgACTAACTTATAAAAGTTTGTTCGGCTCTTTTCTCGATCCACACATTCGGATCTGActcatttctttcttcttcacatgAGTCTTTTTGAAAACCTTCGGTTCAATGGGAGTGCACCTTgattctttttcctattaataaaaactaaaatttataatgatatatatcaattaactaattatttatttaaaagtttgaattaaaACTTACCATCTatcttgtaattttttcaacGGTCTTTGTGCCTCCGGCGAGCAACGAGCCACCCTTAAGACTGCCTCTAGCCTTTTTGACTTGTTCGGACATTGATTTAAGCTTATCTGTGGTACAATACAGATGCAACTAATCAAATACATGAGGCAACATCTAACCAGACCGTTGATCAGTATCGCAAACTTACTTTAGCTAGCTAGATAGTTTCACGGATGCCCTCCTCTAAAATATGATTGCAATGACCAAATTGTACCTCGATTCTCAACcacacataattaa
This portion of the Solanum pennellii chromosome 12, SPENNV200 genome encodes:
- the LOC107007670 gene encoding nucleobase-ascorbate transporter 6-like, which codes for MAGGGAAPAAKSDDPAPHPTKDQLPNVSYCITSPPPWPEAILLGFQHYLVMLGTTVIIPSALVPQMGGGNEEKAKVIQTVLFVSGLNTLLQTSFGTRLPAVIGGSYTFVAPTISIILSGRWEDPDPVSRFKKIMRATQGALIVASTLQIVLGFSGLWRNVVRFLTPLSAVPLVSLVGFGLYEFGFPGVAKCVEVGLPQLVLLVIFSQYLAHLIRPGKHIFDRFAVLFTVAIVWIYAYILTVAGAYNGKPQRTQISCRTDRAGLIGAAPWIRVPYPFQWGAPSFDAGEAFAMMMATFVALVESTGAFIAVARYASATPMPPSILSRGVGWQGIGILLSGLFGTGNGSSVSVENAGLLALTRVGSRRVVQISAGFMIFFSILGKFGAVFASIPAPIVGALYCLFFAYVGVGGLSFLQFCNLNSFRNKFILGFSIFLGLSVPQYFNEYTVIAGYGPVHTHGRWFNDMVNVPFSSEAFVAGILAYFLDNTMHKKESSTKKDRGKPWWNKFRSFKSDTRSEEFYSLPFNLNKYFPSV